From a single Coturnix japonica isolate 7356 chromosome 25, Coturnix japonica 2.1, whole genome shotgun sequence genomic region:
- the SLC25A44 gene encoding solute carrier family 25 member 44 has protein sequence MEDKRNIPIIEWEHLDKRRFYVLGICMTMMIRVSVYPFTLIRTRLQVQKGKSLYSGTLDAFIKILRTEGAAGLYRGFLVNTFTLISGQCYVTTYELTRKYVARYSSNNALKSLVAGGCASLVAQSITVPIDVVSQHLMMQRKGESMGRFTVRGRDGRRVLMFGQTRDIIVQIFKADGLRGFYRGYVASLLTYIPNSAVWWPFYHFYAEQLSSLTPKDCPHLLLQAISGPLAAATASTLTNPMDVIRARVQVEGKSSIVLTFKQLMAEEGPWGLTKGLSARIISATPTTIVIVVGYETLKKLSLRPELMDSRHW, from the exons ATGGAGGATAAACGTAACATCCCCATCATCGAATGGGAGCACCTGGACAAGCGGCGTTTCTACGTGCTGGGCATCTGTATGACCATGATGATCCGTGTCAGCGTTTACCCCTTCACCCTCATCCGCACGAGGCTGCAGGTGCAGAAAGGGAAGAGTTTATACAGCGGGACGTTGGATGCCTTCATTAAGATCCTGCGCACTGAAGGGGCGGCTGGGTTGTATCGTGGGTTCCTGGTCAACACGTTCACGCTGATCTCAGGGCAGTGCTACGTCACCACGTATGAGCTGACACGGAAATACGTGGCGCGTTACAGCAGCAACAACGCCCTCAAGTCGCTGGTGGCCGGTGGCTGCGCGTCGCTGGTGGCTCAGAGCATCACGGTGCCCATCGACGTGGTGTCACAGCACCTGATGATGCAGAGGAAGGGGGAGAGCATGGGCAGGTTCACGGTGCGCGGCCGCGACGGGCGGAGGGTGCTGATGTTCGGCCAGACCAGGGACATCATCGTGCAGATCTTCAAGGCCGATGGACTGAGGGGTTTCTATCGCGGTTACGTGGCCTCGCTGCTCACCTACATCCCCAACAGCGCCGTCTGGTGGCCGTTCTACCACTTCTACGCCG agcagctctccagcctgaccCCCAAGGACTGtccccatctcctccttcaGGCCATTTCGGGGCCTCTCGCTGCCGCCACGGCCTCCACGCTCACCAACCCCATGGACGTCATCAGGGCCCGTGTTCAG GTGGAAGGGAAGAGCTCCATCGTGCTGACGTTCAAGCAGCTGATGGCGGAGGAGGGGCCGTGGGGGCTGACCAAGGGTCTGTCTGCCCGCATCATCTCGGCCACCCCCACCACCATCGTCATCGTGGTGGGATACGAGACGCTCAAGAAGCTCAGTCTGCGCCCGGAGCTCATGGACTCGCGCCACTGGTAG
- the LOC116654388 gene encoding polyamine-modulated factor 1-like — MAEAAAGQDGGTGRAELMAAVLDAFSERLLAAGSYDRFARCYRRFYRALPHVTRSIHQQFVAQLRDHVTVSGDGGGVSNGGVN; from the exons ATGGCGGAAGCGGCGGCGGGACAAGATGGCGGCACCGGGCGGGCGGAGCTGATGGCGGCGGTGCTGGACGCGTTCAGCGAGCGGCTCCTGGCGGCGGGCAG TTACGATCGTTTCGCGCGCTGTTACCGACGCTTCTACCGGGCGCTGCCCCACGTGACCCGCAGCATCCACCAGCAGTTCGTGGCGCAGCTCCGGGATCACGTGACGGTCAgcggggacggggggggggtcagtaatgggggggttaattaa